Sequence from the Sardina pilchardus chromosome 15, fSarPil1.1, whole genome shotgun sequence genome:
AGTTTTGTGATGTCCTCGTGCCAAAAATCCGGACAAATGTCCAAAAAGgaggacacactctctctgtccggACTCAAAAGCTGAGAGACATTGGCAGAGCTGCTTCTGGGTGTGACTAGTTACCCCAAAGACaaagcagcagcacacagagacCCAAAGCCTATATTTTCCATCATAACTGTGGGCAGCCAGGACACATCAATCCAGAATGCTCCCATGTCTGCCATGTTCCCAACCCCTTAGTGCTAAATTTGGCCCATCTTAAGATCTGGGGTAAGACTTGGGAGGCTTTGGTAGACTCTGGAAGAAGCCAAACAGCATCTCACGCATGAGTGAAAGTGAGATGCACTTATGTCGATGTGAGTGAGCATAAAACAGTCAATGTTACTTTGGAAATTGATGGACAGATTTATATGCTCAGATTTCTACTTTCTGATAACTTTCTTATAACTACTTCCTTACAAAAAGGACTGTCATGATGCTCAGGAAGAGACAACTAACCAGTTCTGATCTGAATGGCAAATCAAGACAGATTTAATCTCTTGTAGGCCCTGTTCACCAGTGTGACAACTTTATCAGATAACTCATGAAAGCATCAATCTTGTAGGAGACATATTTGGTTTATGAAAGCAATATCTCCTTACACATCTGTGGGTGTCAATGTCAGCAGAAGGCAAAGATATATCTGAGTGATCTGTGGTTTTTGCCATAAGATATCACATTTCCCACTGAGCAAGCAACGTCTATGGACGTCCAAAAAACAGTggtctgtccaggctgtgatctggacgtctattttacagtcaacatgagttgataaatgacactgggacaatagtccagcctgacccggTTCAGGACGCCTATAGACAACCACATTAGTTGCAAATAATCGTTCTGCGAGGTCAtaatctggacgtctatttgacagccagaatcagttaataaatgacattgggacaatagtccagcctgaccccattcgggacgtctatagacagccaaaattagttgcaaatagacgttctgccattctggctactctgaggaCGTCTTCTGGATGTCTAATTAAGTCTTTCAGACGTCTTCAAGCGACACCTATATCACACCCAGAACAACACATCTATTCAACGTCCAGGAAATACGTCTTAAAAACGTTCATTCTGGCCACTCGGAAGACGTCTTCTGGAGTTCGGCGACCACGTCTTCTGGACATATTTTGGACCAGTTTTTGCTCAGTGGGTTGTTGCTTAAGATATTGTGTGTGGGGTACAATCTTTTGACTTACAAAGGTCAACACACATTCCTTTTATTTGAATTTAGCCTTCTTGTCCTTTCCAAAACACTATGGAATTTGACCTCTGTGTCACTTTAtattcataccatagtgaaacaGGAAGTCATGGAGTATAGCTGAAAGTTCTTATGAACTTATGAATGAAAATGGAAAAACTTCTACATTTTGTTTAGACCTATACGTTTTtctaggggtgccaataattgtgacacatatcttgttaaaacattatttatttatgagatATTCCTTTTTCTCAGAGTAAATTTGCTTCTCTTCAAGGTTGGAGTTTTTCTGTTATCATTATGAAATTACGATAAATCAAAGATGACTTAGTATACCTCTTTTTTCTAAACTTTAGGGATAAATGCGAGCACTGTAGACACCTTATCATCCACAGACTGACAGCATGGTGGAGCTGGAGTGTATCTGATCTCAGATGAGATCTCAACTGATATAATAGGGGTGTGGGTTCTTTAAAGCAGTCTTGCCTTTGCTGTATTATTGCTAGCATTtagttttcttttgtcttttgacCCTTgcgtttattgtttatttcccctttttctatatatatctatctatatctatctatctatctatctatctatctactatcTAGCtttaaattacagaaatgtatgttattcacatatctctcaaaccattcatccaattgattttcttttttaaagattatttttttggctttttatgcctttatttggacaggacagtagagagaatgacaggaagcgagtgggagagagtcggggtgggatctggaaaggaccacggggcgggaatcgaacccgggtcgccagcgtacggcgcaggtgccccagccagttgcgccactgccggggccacaTCCAATTGATTTTCAATTTGACAGTGCAATAAGTGCTGTGCCAAATTTGATGTTGTTAAGGTAAGACATGCAAACTGTTAAACATATCGGTAAAAGGAGCATACATTGGCTTTTGCGCTTAGCACTTCCCCTCTCATACTGCACACTAGATAGGATAGAAGCAGGGCTTTGGCAGGACTAAATCTATGGAAGCCCGTTTCtgcctgaaaaagaaaaaaaactgccaAAATGATTATAGGCTACTAGTTACACTAAGTCATAATTACTGTaggtcataattatgagatactaAGAACAAAAGGAACCAAAACACTGTTTTGCCACCAAACCAAAAAAGAGCATTATAAAAATACAATGTAATTCAATACACTGTGTCAAACACAATATATCCTAATCTTCAACAATGTTATGAGGCCCCCCAATATGAGAAATCTACTGTAAACCCAGGAAACAAAAAACTGATTGTAAACCCAGCACaccaataaaaaaaagttttggtTTGTCGCACTTACATGGTGATCCAGGTGATGCGAACAAGTAGACGAGAAACATAAAACGAAACATTCTGCTTATGAATGTTGCTTATGATGTTAATACACTGTGCCGGTCTGACTCAATCAGCTTTCTACTTTACTCACTCGTAACTCTGACTACATTGATTTGTTTCCAGTACCTTTGTGTGGAGGCGTTACTATGTTAGCATCATTTTCAGTTCTGTTCTGTGAAAACATAAGGTGCATCAGAATGTTACAAAGCTGGTTCTGTAAGTATCAGAGTTCAAGTTGCAGTGGATTTGAATAGTCTTTTGTCTACACTGTATTTAAAGTTATATCTGACTACTGGTGTCACCAACAAATCATCATTCATTATATGAGTCATCTTATTCAGGGCACATTTACACAGCTCTGTCAGTAAAGTTACACATCATTGAAATTGACCAAATGGAAAGAGGAACATAAGATTTTCAAGCAGACAATAATGCAGAATGCAgggaattatttttttaaaaaaatatatattcttttAGACACATTTAATAAGAGCTTTCTGCCTCGGCCTTGTTGATGAAACTCATTACACATTGCACTTTGCCAATGGCCTGAAATTCAACACATTGGTATCTATGGATCAGATGAGACTGAAAACAGAAGGGATAGGCTACATCTCTGTGATCATGAACGATTTATAGTGAAGTTGCAGATTCTGTGATTAGATTTGAAAAGCAGTCACTAGCAACTATTCATTCTTACATTTATCAGTGAATTAGGTCTCACTTGGctcaaatgtttgtgtttgtgtactgctGTATACATATGTTGCAGCAAGTACCAACTATATTTCaagaaattaccagtgcatgaataTGCATATAacataaaatgcaaaacaaacttttatttggaaacagttgtgggcagaggaaacagttggcgCGAGTCATATGATTTCTGACCGttggaatggctgaacagttgagtAGTCTAAatagttaaattatttaatagtgaattattgtagtgaggacttttatacagtcgtggacagaggaaacagtagaACAGGATCTATAGTCTTCATAGAGCCAGACTCtatgcttaaagccttagaCAGAGTAGATAGTTTAATGTGGATGTAGATGCATGGAGTCTAACAGCTGTTGAGACAGacacagtttaatgggtggatgagtgaatggtttgaagaagatggatggatagaaagttggatggattCTGCCATCTTCAACCAACTTCAGGTCTagctgagtaggcctactgtcattGTGTGACATTTTTGATGATATGGTGGTAATCCAtaattatgtactgtaggctacatcagagATCAGACAATACTGCTGTTAGCTCCAGTCCATCACAATAGTTATTTGTGCAATAAGTTCAACTGGCATGTGGCATCAGGAAGTATGCCACCGGAGGAAGGATTGAAAAGATTTTAAAAAATTGCCCAAGCATGCCCTTCCTTGTGCCAGGGGCATACAGTATTTCCTGATGGCACTTGCtgataaataggcctacactggACCATAAAGACTCTCGGAGCTTTTTGTATCACATAACATTTTATAGGCTAGATATAACCATTTTGAGATCTTACGTCATAAATGTGGTATATTTCTCTCAATGGAAGTGGTTTTAGTTAGTTGAAGCATGGTTGAGAAAGCtgagaaaacaaaaaatcagCAGCAACATATTTTAAGTACATTTACATATCCTGATACAAcaatcatgttttcattgtctGTTATAATCACGTTTTTTCTTTCAAAAAGTAGAACCAAGTATATCCAAATATAGTCCAATATAACTTTGTCCAAAATTGCTGTCCAGTGTAAATTGTTATGCAATTTTACTTCCTCAAATTCGGATTACATGGATGTCGTTTAGTCAGGTGACAGGTCATTTGTCATACAGACATAATGCTCAatgaatagcctactattgAAAATCTGTCAAAGAATTCATTGAGTGAATGAATTGTAaagaattcattcattcattcaacatttatttagGTCTATAGCCTATAGTTCATCATAGTCCATTTCAGATTTTAAGTGATGGTAGGCAGGTTTGTTATCACAGGTCTAAATTGACCATAGAGAAGTAGAGAGCTCAAATCTAAAGTGCATTTAATAATAGCACACTCCAAGAAGTAGGGGATCATATCAAAAGGCCGACTTTCCCTGCTCAGAATGAATGAGGAACCTTGAGCATTAAACGGTCATTTAGGCTATttgatatagcctaggcctattttcCCAACAATAGCTTTGAAGATAAATCCATGTTTTACTAATCTTTGTATGATTACGTGCAATTAAGTTAATTACCTACATTTGTACTATGGAACTGAATGTCATTcattcctgtaaaaaaaaaaatttggttTAAAAGTGGGCTTACAATAAAAGATTCGACTGAGACTGAATAAGCAAGGATTGCAACTGCGCGGTTTCATGTTTCCACCAGAGCCCAAAAAAGTGTAACGCATTACACCATTTCCGCCATTCAGTGCAACGAACTGAAGAGTAAAGATCCAAGATCAGAGTCCGTAATGTAATAAGAAAGGATTTAAACCTGTAAGCAATGGAACAAAAATAATTTCCAAAAGAAATAATTGAAACTTTACGGATCTAGTATCGTCTTTGTTTTGATGTTAGGCCTATTGCATGCAGATCATACTGGCAAACGAAGAAGTTGATGTTGGCGTAGTGGTTAGCAAGATTGGCTAACAATAATGAAATGTGAACTTCTGGGTATCCTAACGTTAACGTAACATGTGCAGTTAGTTGAATTTCATTACGCAGAATTGATGTGACCACGCCAGATTTGACAAAGACATCGATTGCAATGCAAAGACAACAGCATAAATAGCGGCGAAGTAACTCGGATAGTTACTCGATTGAGAAGCTATGTTAATCCAAATGGCAAGAATGATCAGTTAGTTTAGCATACTCACTGTCCTTGGTGGCTTGCCTATAATACTTTTTCCGTTTGCTTATGAAGTCACTTATTGTGCGTTTATTTGTCTTGCAGAATATGTTCAGATCAGCCACACTGAAAAGCTGATTGACCATGGACAGAGACTTGTTGAGACAGTCTCTATCCTACCATGGAGAAAGTTTACTGTCCCTTTTAACATGTGAACAAAATGAAAACCCAGACTTTATTGCCATTGCGTCTGACCTCTCTAAAGCAGTCTGTGAAAGGTATGTGGTAAAGAGGTTCATTTGTCAAATGAATTCAAATATCCATTGTAATCTTAGTCAGCTTGGTTTTTACCTAAAATTAATCTCACCATCACTCATTTTTCAGACAAGTTGCAGATGCAAACAGGTCTACCATCGTAGAACAGTTTATTTCAAGGAAAGCAGATTTGTTATTTTCCCCCTTGTGGAAGTCTGCAGTGCCAGTGGAAGATGACTGGCAGGATGCATCTTGTGGTAAGACTGCTGTCCTGTAACCCATAATCATTTTCCCCTCTTTGCACATTAGGTCATATTGCCTGCATGATTAATGTCACTGTTCTTTATTTACAGAACCCTATGCCATCATGCCCCCTCTGGAACAGTTTATGGAGGTTTCCTTTGAGGAAAGGAGGGACCTATTCTTCAGGGATGTAGAACGTGGGGATGTCGTAATTGGACGAATCAACTCCATCAGAGACTTTGGGTTCTTTGTCACCTTAATATGCACTTACAGTGAAATCGAGAGGGACATTGAGGACCTGGAGCTAACCGTACGTTTATTTGGCTTTTTGGGGGATATGGTTTGTGTTAAACCCTAGCAGGTTTTCTCTTTTATGTTGCTAACAACAGATTTAACTTCATTTCACTTCACAGGCCCTATGTCCCATAAGAGATGTCCCATCCAATGGGAACCATGATGATCCTCTGTCTTATTATCAAGTTGGAGATTTGATAAGAGGTGTGTCTCACATGAACTTCTTGCATACAGGTCACTGAAAATATTACGTGTCAGTGTTTGCCATCATATGGTGTAATGTTTGTGTTGATTGTTGCAACATTTTAGCTGGAATGAAAGATGTCGACCGGTATCATGGGAAATTAACAATCTCGCTGCAACCCACATCTCTTGCTCCAAGACACAGCAGTCTTAAACTTGGTGTTTTTTCACGAGAAGATCTTCCCATTCACTACTGGTAAGATAGACTGCTAATATTTTGCTTATTTGGATATGTAGTGTAAGACTGAAACAGCATTTTTGATGTTGTGCATGTCGTTAACGCAGCCGTGGTCAAAGGGTTGCCAGTGACGGTACTGAAACGTATGAGAGAGTCTTGGAAAGTTCCCTTGGGTTTTCCAACCCGTCCAACGTGGATGTTCTTCTCGCAAAGCTGGGAGTCTTGAGTCGAGAGACAAAGTGTTGTTCAATGATGAGGGGACTACAGAGGTAAGACAGGAGGACTACAGGGTTTTTCTTTTCCACAGACAACAGTTGTTTTTTCCAGATCCACACAGATCTAAACCAGAACTGCTCTTTTCATGTCTGTTCTCCTCAGCAAACATTTCCAAGAGGAGGATTTTGCAGTAAACATTAGGAAGAAGCAGTCTGCTTCATGGGCTCTTAAATGGTTTGTAAATATGCTTTTAACATCTTAAACAAAAAGTCTTGTTTGACCTAAAATGcttattcatttgactgaaTTTACCCAACTTTGAAGAATTTCCTCTGAATGAATCTTTtatgttttgggtttttttttttcagcgtaAAATCCGGGGTTGATCACTTCAAATCTGGCCGCCATGTTGAGGCAATGAATGAGTACAACAAAGCTCTGGAAATAGATACCAACAATGTGGAAGCTCTGGTAGCCAGGGGTGCACTGTAAGTATCTGAACTAAAGAATGTAGAATGTaacgttgtcttttttttctctgaacaGAAAATGAAGGGAGAGGGTAAAAAAGACAGATACAAATGCACCAAGCATTCTTGAGCATTTAACCCTTAGAGCCTGATTGACGCAAAGcgtgtcaaaaaacacacccatccttccctgttacattgctctgcaACTATTAGATGCAGCAAGAAGTGGGGCTTTCCAGTGAGACTACACTCTTGTCTGTACAATCAagtatgcaagttaaaaaaaaaaaaacaacatgaaatgaaatcaaattgcatcatatttacagtctataatGCTCTGTGTTCACCTGTGCACCCATTTTTCTCGTTTGAATTACTCATGAACCTATGATCGCATAGCCTAGATATTGCACACATGTTAGATGAAATAGGAGCTATCCATTGATACCAAGAGCAAAGATCCTTCTGGgctataaaaacagacgaaccAGACCTACCAGTGCGCACCGATTACTCTCGTTTGAATTACTCACAAACCCGTGATAGATATgccacgcatgtcagatgaaagaggagacacagagccaTCAACTGATACCAAGTACATCCTTCTATTAAAAAAACATATGAAGTGGCAGCAAAATATTAATAACTTCATATACTGAATAAACAAAACTGCCTTTATCAAGGGATCTCTTATCTTATCATGTTCATATTCATATACATTTTATCTTCTGCAAATTTAAAACGTGTTTCTTTGCATTGGACAAACAATTTATGGTCTGTCAATTCGAGATGTCGGTAATGTTTTGCATGTTGCTTCTTCCCCAAGGCCCAAAATATTATCACAATCATTATATATCATGACTTGTCTTAGTGATGAGTGGTGCCTTTGTTCTCAGGTATGCAACGAAAGGGAGTTTGGTGAAGGCCATCAGCGACTTTGAAGTCGCCCTGGAAAGCTGCCCAACACACAGGAACGCAAAGAAGTACCTCTGCCAAACGCTGGTAGAACGTGGAGGCCAGTAAGTACAGGTTGAACGGGAATCTGAGTTTGACTGATCACGATGTTCAGCACATAACCAGTCAAACTGGACCTACTGTATGGCCATCACATGCCTTAATATGTAATATATGATTTATATGTTGCATCCTTTCTGCTGACTTGCCATTTAACTCAACGCCTAAAGCCTCACAATGTACATACATGGTTTAAAAAGACTACAGCAGGAAGTGTTTCTGACTTTTTTCTATTGTAAAAGAGTATTGCTCAGACTCTGGAAAGTATCTAGCATTATATTGTGGCTCCCTAGACAACATTCATGCTGGAAGAAGTTGACACCAGTCAACAAGTTGAGTGCACCAGCTGGGTGTAAAAAAATAACTGTTACTTAGCTACAGTAGTCTACGTCTGATTTGAAGCCTGAGTGAATGCTGTCGCTGCACCTAGTCATGATATGCATCCATGTGAATGCACATAGTTTACTGATCTGtccatatatttttaaaatctcCAACAAAGTGAGCCATCTTTCATGGCATGGTGGGATGACAGCATGACTCTTTCTTTCCTTAGCAACCATTATTACAAGCAAACAAATCCGACTAATTATAGCGTACACGTCTAGTTGTTTGCTAATGAAATTTACTTCACAGCAATCTGTTTTTACTTAATTGTTATACATTTAACTGTCCCAATTTGAATGCATCGTTAGGTACGATGCAGAACCTTGGGTGCATTTCATATCAGTTTGCACAATATCACCATTTTATTAGAGAGGTCCTTACCATGGACACTAGTTTGACTGAATAATTTATGCCTGCTCCATACTAGAAGTTGCACTTAGCCTTTATGCAGGGCTATTTCTGTAAGGTTGTAAGAGGCTACTTTGTTGTCCGAGATGCAATCCATTGATGCATCGTACACTGATGTCACAGTCTATCTTTAGCAAAGGATAAAGGACAAAGGACGCTATTATACTAAAGACAGGTCGATAAGAGTGACATTTCCAGCAAAACAGAACTGTATGCAGACTCACTGACCGTATTTGCAAAACACTGGTGCGATTGGCTTCGCTTCTCTGTACTAGactggaagaagaggagaagctgGTCACTGCTGAGGGGCTGTACAAGAAGGCCTTGACACTGGACGAGCACTTCCAGGGTGCCACCGAAGCCTTACGGAAGCTCCAGATGCGCATCCAGGTGAGCCAGAGTATATTAGGGACTCCAGAGCAACAAGAGAGTCTGTTAGTCGTTAAAACTCAACCTCTAATAAGTTTGGGGTGTTAATCAGTTTTTAGATCCATTAGAAGGTAGATATTATGTATTATCACTGTGATAAGGTTGCACATGGTGTCCAGTAGTACTGATGAAgtattgtttttgtgtatgtgcctCTTTGATATGGGACCTTGCCCTCTGACTGCCTGGTC
This genomic interval carries:
- the ttc14 gene encoding tetratricopeptide repeat protein 14 — its product is MDRDLLRQSLSYHGESLLSLLTCEQNENPDFIAIASDLSKAVCERQVADANRSTIVEQFISRKADLLFSPLWKSAVPVEDDWQDASCEPYAIMPPLEQFMEVSFEERRDLFFRDVERGDVVIGRINSIRDFGFFVTLICTYSEIERDIEDLELTALCPIRDVPSNGNHDDPLSYYQVGDLIRAGMKDVDRYHGKLTISLQPTSLAPRHSSLKLGVFSREDLPIHYCRGQRVASDGTETYERVLESSLGFSNPSNVDVLLAKLGVLSRETKCCSMMRGLQSKHFQEEDFAVNIRKKQSASWALKCVKSGVDHFKSGRHVEAMNEYNKALEIDTNNVEALVARGALYATKGSLVKAISDFEVALESCPTHRNAKKYLCQTLVERGGQLEEEEKLVTAEGLYKKALTLDEHFQGATEALRKLQMRIQKSLKLKEEEAAKELEKTKNVETSAEKLRKILKEEKRMKRKRKRSSSSSSASSSSSSSSSSSSSSSSSTRRKSKKKKRKHRRSSHSDKKRHRRTSSSRHGRFSDDEEERGKEVEEEWYPEPANTSASFMNVKHPASGLFDDEDSHAKAKRSLSLGSTSTADALDDSRGRFDDDLFECGPAMPTKAREPRSDRRWGSKDHDVNGREQGHSVHHRKSEAASSSAQEPTHGGTRRHSSSSTSSEYSRKSDQQGHRYANVPGRHSEKGEKRDGRRSEGDARDSKRHEDFSQNGRRASEGGPKKELPSNLQDIFNRIARFEKEKDLKPKK